The following proteins are encoded in a genomic region of Herminiimonas arsenicoxydans:
- a CDS encoding putative K(+)/H(+) antiporter subunit C (pH adaptation potassium efflux system protein C) (Pha system subunit C) phaC-like (Evidence 3 : Function proposed based on presence of conserved amino acid motif, structural feature or limited homology; Product type pm : putative membrane component), with translation MEIVISLAIGVLFGSGIWLVLRPRSFQVLTGLMLMSYAVNLFIFIMGRLWVNKPPLTLGSGVPDPAMFSDPLPQALVLTAIVIGFATTALYLVVMIGSRGLTGTDHVDGEETE, from the coding sequence ATGGAAATTGTCATCTCCCTTGCCATCGGCGTGCTGTTCGGTTCCGGTATCTGGCTGGTACTGCGGCCGCGCAGCTTTCAGGTGCTGACCGGACTGATGCTGATGTCCTATGCGGTCAACCTGTTCATCTTCATCATGGGTCGACTGTGGGTGAACAAGCCGCCGCTGACGCTGGGGTCGGGCGTGCCTGATCCCGCCATGTTCAGCGATCCGCTGCCGCAGGCGCTGGTGCTGACCGCCATCGTCATCGGCTTCGCCACCACCGCGCTGTATCTGGTGGTCATGATCGGTTCGCGCGGCCTGACCGGCACCGATCACGTCGATGGCGAGGAAACCGAATAA
- a CDS encoding Conserved hypothetical protein (Evidence 4 : Homologs of previously reported genes of unknown function): protein MTNIRTRLAPSLRNFSARPAVRRSAIGVFAFVVLLGLFGYFALPGIIKSQAEQLITEKLHRQTTIGKVEVNPYAMQVTIHDMKLLEPEGDAVFASFEKLMVNVSYQSLFRLAPVVQQVQLSAPYIHLVRKDATHYNIDDIIELINSQPPSPEPARFSVFNIELDKGRIEFDDRPAQTVHKIADLKIGVPFVSSLPSQVDVYVEPLLSASINGSPLLIKGKTHPFADTVDAVVDLNLDNMDLTSYLKYIPGTPHFKIPSARLDLHMTATFSQPKKQAPSLLLNGDIKLKSLQVNDESGNSIVKLPELSITLNEARVLSERFEIAKLSISGIAADITRKANGRFNFDNLLTPPAPSTAAAKTVAATTAPVAASASPTQAAAPAQAPAAFIFALAELDVRNASLRYVDEAAHPVLANIDKFDLTVRKIEVDTGKKIVTVNELASNQAGFALQQGKAGREAAVISKAGDINAAKKKTAAANDEPYIVNINKVDISNWSARLEDRSLKRPAVTVIEPLNLSMQNLSTRENARGQIDLKATVNKTGQLAVNGSVGMAPLHTNLALDFKSVDIMQLQPYFTDQVNILLTRADISGKGTLQVDQGKNDGLLGGFKGDLTLGNLATVDKLSTNEFLRWKSLTFGGMDVRLAPLSLSIDQVALNDFFARIIIDPTGRINLQDVKRSETVGRKSVTEEHKPATATPAVATSTAVLPPPKKSASEIPPIKIKKLTLQGGDIRFTDNFIKPNYSANLKKFGGTINGLSSDPDSSANVDLKGQVNSAPLAISGKVNPLKGDLTMDIKAEVHGMELAPLSPYSGRYIGYGIEKGKLSFEVAYQVENRILSAQNRLILEQLTLGNKLEGPGIPDLPVSFALALLRDRNGVIDINLPIGGSLDDPQFSVGGIIVKVIVNLITKAVTAPFALIGSLFGGGEELSNLEFDAGRAAINDAGETKLKSMAKMLLDRPALKLEITGRSDPETDREGLKKASIDRKVRALKLKDMVARGESADAGNVKVTSQEYPVLLKRVYKDADFKKPRNMVGLQKDLPVEEMEKLMIANTTISDDDLTALGNRRAQAVKDWLIGEGKVPDTRIFILGSKSGNQGAKDDAAKAKANRVDFSLK, encoded by the coding sequence ATGACTAACATCCGCACCCGACTCGCGCCCTCCTTACGCAATTTTTCAGCCCGGCCAGCAGTGCGGCGCAGCGCGATCGGCGTGTTCGCATTTGTGGTCCTGCTCGGCCTGTTCGGCTACTTTGCGCTACCGGGCATCATCAAATCGCAAGCGGAACAGCTGATCACCGAGAAATTGCACCGGCAGACCACGATAGGCAAGGTCGAAGTCAATCCCTACGCGATGCAAGTCACCATCCACGACATGAAGCTGCTGGAACCGGAAGGCGATGCCGTCTTCGCGAGTTTTGAAAAGCTGATGGTGAATGTCTCCTACCAGTCGCTGTTCCGTCTGGCGCCTGTGGTGCAGCAAGTGCAGTTGAGCGCGCCCTACATCCATCTGGTGCGCAAGGATGCGACGCACTACAACATCGACGACATCATTGAACTGATCAACAGCCAGCCGCCCTCGCCCGAGCCGGCGCGCTTTTCCGTTTTCAATATCGAACTGGATAAAGGCCGTATCGAATTCGATGACAGGCCGGCACAAACCGTGCACAAAATAGCCGACCTGAAAATCGGCGTGCCGTTTGTGTCATCGCTGCCGTCCCAGGTCGACGTCTACGTCGAACCCCTGCTGAGCGCCAGCATCAACGGTTCTCCGCTGCTGATCAAGGGCAAAACCCATCCGTTTGCAGATACCGTCGATGCCGTAGTCGACCTCAATCTCGACAATATGGATTTGACCTCTTACCTGAAATACATACCCGGCACGCCGCACTTCAAGATACCGAGCGCACGCCTGGACCTGCACATGACGGCCACATTCAGTCAACCGAAAAAGCAGGCGCCGTCGCTGCTCTTGAACGGCGATATCAAACTCAAATCCTTGCAGGTAAACGATGAAAGCGGCAACTCTATCGTCAAACTGCCGGAGTTAAGCATCACGCTGAACGAAGCCCGCGTCTTGAGCGAACGTTTTGAAATCGCCAAACTTTCCATCAGCGGCATAGCCGCAGATATCACCCGCAAAGCCAACGGCCGGTTTAATTTTGACAATCTGCTGACACCGCCGGCGCCATCTACTGCCGCCGCAAAGACAGTTGCAGCGACAACAGCACCGGTCGCTGCATCTGCCAGTCCGACACAAGCCGCTGCACCAGCCCAAGCTCCCGCCGCATTCATCTTCGCCCTGGCTGAACTTGATGTCCGTAATGCCTCCTTGCGCTACGTCGACGAGGCAGCACATCCGGTGCTGGCCAATATCGACAAATTCGATCTGACAGTGCGCAAAATAGAAGTCGATACCGGCAAAAAAATCGTCACTGTCAATGAACTGGCATCGAACCAAGCCGGCTTCGCCCTGCAGCAAGGGAAAGCGGGGCGCGAAGCCGCCGTCATCTCCAAGGCAGGCGACATCAACGCAGCCAAGAAAAAAACAGCGGCTGCAAATGATGAGCCCTACATCGTCAACATCAACAAGGTAGACATCAGCAACTGGTCGGCGCGACTGGAAGACCGCAGCCTGAAACGTCCTGCCGTCACCGTGATCGAACCGCTGAACCTGTCGATGCAAAACCTGTCCACCAGGGAAAATGCACGCGGGCAGATCGACCTGAAAGCGACAGTCAACAAAACCGGCCAGCTGGCCGTCAACGGCAGCGTCGGCATGGCGCCACTGCATACCAATCTGGCGCTGGATTTCAAGAGTGTCGATATCATGCAGCTGCAGCCCTACTTCACCGATCAGGTGAATATTCTGCTGACGCGCGCCGATATTTCCGGCAAGGGAACGCTGCAAGTCGATCAGGGGAAAAACGATGGCTTGCTGGGCGGCTTCAAGGGCGATCTGACGCTGGGTAATCTGGCGACGGTGGACAAACTCAGCACCAATGAATTCCTGCGCTGGAAATCGCTGACCTTCGGCGGCATGGATGTAAGGCTGGCGCCACTTTCGCTCAGCATCGATCAGGTCGCCCTGAACGATTTCTTCGCCCGCATCATCATCGACCCTACCGGCCGCATCAATCTGCAGGACGTGAAACGCAGTGAAACCGTCGGCCGAAAGAGCGTCACTGAAGAACACAAGCCGGCCACAGCCACGCCCGCAGTGGCGACGAGCACCGCAGTCCTGCCGCCGCCCAAAAAATCCGCCAGCGAAATTCCCCCGATTAAAATCAAAAAACTCACGCTGCAAGGTGGCGACATCCGCTTTACCGACAACTTCATCAAACCGAATTACTCGGCCAACCTGAAGAAATTCGGCGGTACGATCAACGGCCTGTCATCCGATCCCGACTCCAGCGCAAATGTCGATTTGAAAGGCCAGGTCAATAGCGCCCCGCTCGCCATCTCCGGCAAGGTCAACCCGCTCAAGGGCGATCTGACGATGGATATCAAGGCGGAAGTGCACGGCATGGAGCTGGCGCCGCTGTCGCCTTATTCCGGCCGCTACATCGGCTACGGCATCGAGAAAGGCAAGCTGTCTTTTGAAGTCGCCTACCAGGTTGAAAACCGCATACTCAGCGCACAGAACCGCCTGATACTGGAGCAGCTCACGCTCGGCAACAAGCTGGAAGGCCCCGGCATACCTGATCTGCCGGTCAGTTTTGCACTGGCGCTGCTGCGCGATCGCAACGGCGTGATCGACATCAACCTGCCCATCGGCGGCTCGCTCGACGACCCGCAATTCTCCGTCGGCGGCATCATCGTCAAAGTGATCGTCAACCTGATCACGAAAGCGGTGACCGCACCGTTCGCGCTGATCGGCTCCCTGTTCGGCGGCGGTGAAGAATTGTCGAATCTGGAATTCGACGCCGGTCGCGCCGCGATCAACGATGCCGGTGAAACCAAGCTCAAGAGCATGGCAAAAATGCTGCTCGATCGCCCTGCATTGAAACTCGAAATCACCGGCCGCAGCGATCCGGAAACCGATCGTGAAGGTTTGAAAAAAGCATCGATAGACCGCAAGGTGCGCGCCCTGAAACTGAAAGACATGGTGGCGCGCGGCGAATCCGCCGATGCCGGCAACGTGAAGGTGACGTCACAGGAATATCCGGTGTTGTTGAAGCGCGTCTACAAGGATGCCGACTTCAAGAAGCCGCGTAATATGGTCGGCCTGCAAAAAGACTTGCCGGTGGAGGAAATGGAAAAACTGATGATCGCCAACACCACCATCAGCGACGATGACCTGACCGCGCTCGGAAATCGCCGTGCGCAAGCAGTGAAAGACTGGCTGATCGGCGAAGGCAAAGTGCCGGACACACGGATTTTCATACTGGGCTCGAAGTCCGGTAATCAAGGTGCCAAAGATGATGCGGCAAAAGCCAAGGCGAATCGCGTTGATTTTTCTTTGAAATAA
- a CDS encoding putative K(+)/H(+) antiporter subunit G (pH adaptation potassium efflux system protein G) (Pha system subunit G) phaG-like (Evidence 3 : Function proposed based on presence of conserved amino acid motif, structural feature or limited homology; PubMedId : 9680201; Product type pt : putative transporter) has translation MSGFENVPAWAALPMALLLILGGSIILIGALGLMRLPSFYQRIHGPAITVTLGAGCLLLASMLYFTVLQSRPVIHEIIIAVFILMTAPVVSMLLMRAAVYRNLRIGKHEADADAGEVYSFPEEK, from the coding sequence ATGAGCGGATTCGAGAACGTACCTGCATGGGCAGCGCTGCCGATGGCATTGCTGCTGATCCTGGGCGGCAGCATCATCCTGATCGGCGCCCTCGGCCTGATGCGCCTGCCCAGCTTCTATCAGCGCATCCATGGCCCGGCTATCACCGTCACGCTCGGGGCAGGCTGCCTGCTATTGGCATCCATGCTGTATTTCACCGTACTGCAATCACGGCCGGTGATACATGAAATCATTATTGCCGTCTTCATCCTGATGACGGCGCCGGTGGTGTCCATGCTGCTCATGCGGGCGGCGGTCTACCGAAATTTACGGATCGGTAAACACGAAGCCGACGCCGATGCCGGCGAAGTCTATTCATTCCCCGAAGAGAAATAA
- a CDS encoding putative K(+)/H(+) antiporter subunit F (pH adaptation potassium efflux system protein F) (Pha system subunit F) phaF-like (Evidence 3 : Function proposed based on presence of conserved amino acid motif, structural feature or limited homology; PubMedId : 9680201, 11356194; Product type pm : putative membrane component), whose protein sequence is MTTLLQLAVGFAFICILLAMLFCTIRLLIGPTAHDRVLALDTLWMSAMLLTLMLGMRFGDLIYFEAALLIALLGFVSTMALTKFLMRGEIIE, encoded by the coding sequence ATGACGACACTGCTGCAGCTGGCGGTCGGATTCGCCTTCATCTGCATCCTGCTGGCGATGCTGTTCTGCACGATCCGTCTGCTGATCGGACCGACTGCGCATGATCGCGTGCTTGCGCTGGATACCCTGTGGATGTCCGCGATGCTGCTGACACTCATGCTGGGCATGCGTTTCGGCGACCTGATCTACTTCGAGGCTGCGCTGCTGATCGCGCTGCTGGGTTTTGTCTCAACCATGGCGCTGACCAAGTTCCTGATGCGCGGGGAGATTATTGAATGA
- a CDS encoding putative K(+)/H(+) antiporter subunit E (pH adaptation potassium efflux system protein E) (Pha system subunit E) phaE-like (Evidence 3 : Function proposed based on presence of conserved amino acid motif, structural feature or limited homology; PubMedId : 9680201, 9852009, 11356194; Product type pm : putative membrane component), whose protein sequence is MLLLFWLLLNESLEPAQILLGAMLAVVVPLLTRPLQPLAYPRVAKPFLLLRLLVMALIEIIRSCFNVSWLILSPRRDKLNSQFIRIPLDIRNPYGLALLSCLINSTPGTVWVEILPDNYELSLHVFDLHDEQWWINTIKTQYEKPLIEIFK, encoded by the coding sequence GTGCTGCTGCTGTTCTGGCTGCTGCTCAACGAAAGCCTGGAACCTGCGCAAATTTTACTGGGCGCCATGCTTGCCGTTGTGGTGCCGCTGCTGACGCGACCGCTGCAGCCGCTCGCTTACCCGCGCGTGGCAAAACCATTCCTGCTGCTGCGTTTGCTCGTCATGGCGCTGATCGAAATCATCCGTTCGTGCTTCAATGTCAGCTGGCTGATCTTGTCTCCCCGGCGCGACAAGCTGAACTCGCAGTTCATCCGGATTCCGCTCGACATCCGCAATCCGTATGGACTGGCTCTGCTGTCGTGCCTGATCAATTCGACACCGGGCACGGTGTGGGTGGAGATCCTGCCCGACAACTATGAACTGTCCTTGCACGTGTTCGATCTGCACGATGAACAATGGTGGATCAACACCATCAAGACGCAGTACGAAAAACCGCTGATCGAAATTTTCAAATAG
- a CDS encoding putative K(+)/H(+) antiporter subunit D (pH adaptation potassium efflux system protein D) (Pha system subunit D) phaD-like (Evidence 3 : Function proposed based on presence of conserved amino acid motif, structural feature or limited homology; PubMedId : 9680201, 11356194; Product type pm : putative membrane component): protein MKLEWSQQLILVPVILPLLCGALLILVNETRHQFKFLINLSSVLLQLAAALMLMQLADSTHWNDNIGVYLAANWSAPFGIALIADRLAALMLVLTALLATAALGYSMMRWSRIGVHFHTLFQFLLMGINGAFLTHDLFNLFVFFEVMLAASYGLVLHGYNTSRIRAGMQYIAVNLAASLLFLIGVALIYASTGTLNMADLAARMAEVGAKDLILLKIGVAILAIAFLAKSAMWPLGFWLPTTYAAASPPVAAMLVLMTKVGAYIILRLWLLVFSPDAGAASGFGFNALLWGGMATIVFGGAGMLASEVPGRMAGYAAIVSSGTLLAVVGYGQASLITAGLYYLLGSTLAVAAFVLLIELIDRIRSAGASMLALTMEAFAIEEKPEETAGVGIPGAMAFLGLAFSGCALIIAGLPPLSGFVAKFGLFHAMLNPDTMDIAVTSTTWTLMALIVLSGLAAIIALLRFGVRTFWASSTITSPRLHVTEVLPISFLLLLCVALTVQAGPVFDYLGRTSADLHRPAQYMERVLSAPVVSVPNQEGTLP, encoded by the coding sequence ATGAAACTGGAGTGGAGCCAACAACTGATCCTGGTGCCGGTGATACTGCCGCTACTGTGCGGCGCGCTGCTGATTCTCGTCAACGAAACCCGCCACCAATTCAAGTTCCTCATCAATCTGTCATCGGTGCTGCTGCAACTCGCGGCTGCGCTGATGCTGATGCAGCTCGCCGACAGCACGCACTGGAACGACAACATAGGCGTGTATCTGGCGGCCAACTGGTCAGCGCCCTTCGGCATTGCGCTGATCGCCGACCGCCTGGCTGCACTGATGCTGGTGCTGACCGCTCTGCTGGCGACCGCCGCACTGGGGTATTCGATGATGCGCTGGAGCCGCATCGGCGTGCATTTCCACACCCTCTTCCAGTTCCTGTTGATGGGCATCAACGGCGCCTTCCTGACGCACGACCTGTTCAATCTCTTTGTGTTCTTCGAAGTGATGCTGGCGGCATCCTACGGCTTGGTGCTGCACGGCTACAACACCAGCCGGATACGCGCCGGCATGCAGTACATTGCCGTCAATCTGGCCGCGTCGCTGTTGTTTCTGATCGGCGTGGCGCTGATCTACGCCAGCACCGGCACGCTGAACATGGCAGACCTGGCCGCGCGCATGGCTGAAGTCGGCGCAAAGGATTTGATCCTGCTGAAAATAGGCGTCGCCATCCTGGCGATTGCCTTCCTGGCGAAAAGTGCCATGTGGCCGCTCGGCTTTTGGCTGCCGACCACCTATGCCGCCGCCTCGCCGCCGGTCGCCGCCATGCTGGTACTGATGACCAAGGTCGGCGCCTATATCATTCTGCGTCTGTGGCTGCTGGTCTTTTCCCCCGATGCCGGCGCCGCCAGCGGTTTCGGCTTCAACGCACTGCTGTGGGGTGGCATGGCGACCATCGTGTTCGGCGGCGCGGGCATGCTCGCAAGCGAAGTGCCGGGCCGCATGGCCGGTTATGCCGCCATCGTTTCATCCGGCACGCTATTGGCGGTAGTCGGCTATGGCCAGGCATCATTGATCACCGCCGGACTGTATTACCTGCTGGGTTCGACACTGGCAGTCGCCGCCTTCGTGCTGCTGATCGAACTGATAGACCGCATACGCTCCGCCGGTGCCAGCATGCTGGCCTTGACCATGGAAGCGTTCGCGATTGAAGAAAAACCGGAGGAAACGGCCGGTGTCGGCATTCCGGGCGCCATGGCTTTCCTCGGCCTCGCCTTTTCCGGTTGTGCGCTGATCATCGCCGGCCTGCCGCCGCTGTCGGGATTCGTCGCCAAGTTCGGACTGTTTCATGCAATGCTGAACCCGGATACGATGGATATTGCCGTCACCTCCACCACTTGGACCCTGATGGCGCTGATCGTCCTGTCGGGTCTGGCGGCGATTATTGCCTTGCTGCGTTTCGGCGTGCGGACATTCTGGGCCTCGAGCACGATTACCTCGCCGCGCCTGCATGTCACGGAAGTGTTGCCCATCAGTTTTCTGCTCTTGCTGTGTGTCGCCCTGACCGTGCAGGCCGGTCCTGTCTTCGACTATCTGGGACGCACCAGCGCCGATCTGCATCGTCCTGCACAATATATGGAACGCGTACTATCCGCACCTGTGGTGTCAGTCCCGAACCAGGAGGGGACTCTGCCATGA
- a CDS encoding putative K(+)/H(+) antiporter subunit A/B (pH adaptation potassium efflux system protein A/B) (Pha system subunit A/B) phaAB-like (Evidence 3 : Function proposed based on presence of conserved amino acid motif, structural feature or limited homology; PubMedId : 9680201, 11356194; Product type pm : putative membrane component), with protein sequence MLRTPESLLLLAIVVAPFIGSVIAACMPANARNRESILAGGVALFGLLVSAYLYQQVGSGEIVRYQAAWMPAFGVDFVLRMDGLAWLFVMLVLGVGLLVVLYARYYMSEQDPVPRFFSFLLAFMGSMLGVVLSGNLIQLVVFWELTSITSFLLIGYWHHRIDARRGARMAFTVTATGGLCLLCGVLIIGHIVGSYDLEVVLAAGDKIRAHDWYLAALILVALGALTKSAQFPFHFWLPHAMAAPTPVSSYLHSATMVKAGVFLLMRFWPVLSGTEEWAWIIAGAGVCTLLLGSFVAIFQHDLKGLLAYSTISHLGLITVLLGIGSPLGMVAAIFHTVNHAIFKASLFMAAGIIDHETGTRDMRVLRGLRHGLPITARLAVVASAAMAGVPLLNGFLSKEMFFAETALVGGTESWWMSYAALAMGIFSVTYSLRFISVFFGRLPPDLPKVPHEPPRWMRFPVECLVLLCLIVGIVPGLSIEPFLDSAVVSVLGARAPVYDLAIWHGFNLPLAMSFAALAGGVLLYVILRKYFTLQSRDRVPVFYRLSGAQAYESTMLRLSVGAALLVKWLGTRRLQPQLFLMIAAMIAVPLLLVRPLPTLATVSLADIDPLFAVMWLIGCTCAVAAAWQAKYHRLAALIMVGGTGVVVSMTFLWLSAPDLALTQLMVETVTTVLILLGLRWLPRRIAPKELDMDIPRTVWLRRSRDMVLAIAGGLSIAAVSYVVLMHPQPESMGDFFLLRALSEGGGSNVVNVLLVDFRGFDTMGEITVLSIVALTVYALLRRFRPAPESIVIPEQQLNNRDFAAQQSPAEQIDSGYLMIPGVYLRFLLPFMGMVVAYFFMRGHNLPGGGFVAGLIFAVAIIVQYMLAGTTWVESHLHLRPLRWLSFGLIIACSTGLGAIVLGYPFLTSHTAHLTLPLLGEIHVPSAFFFDLGVFVVVVGATMLILVALAHQTIRSRRPQAGTSVEPASNKRGII encoded by the coding sequence ATGCTTAGAACCCCCGAATCTCTATTGCTACTCGCCATCGTCGTTGCGCCCTTCATAGGCAGCGTGATCGCCGCATGCATGCCGGCCAACGCCCGCAATCGCGAATCAATACTGGCCGGAGGTGTCGCTTTATTCGGGCTGCTGGTATCGGCGTATCTGTATCAGCAAGTGGGCAGCGGTGAAATCGTGCGCTACCAGGCCGCCTGGATGCCGGCATTCGGCGTGGATTTTGTGTTGCGCATGGATGGGCTGGCGTGGTTGTTTGTGATGCTGGTGCTGGGCGTGGGCTTGCTGGTTGTGCTGTATGCACGCTATTACATGTCGGAGCAGGACCCGGTTCCACGCTTCTTCTCTTTTCTGCTCGCCTTCATGGGTTCAATGCTGGGCGTCGTGCTGTCCGGCAATCTGATTCAACTGGTCGTGTTCTGGGAACTGACCAGCATTACCTCTTTTCTGCTGATCGGTTACTGGCATCACCGGATTGATGCGCGGCGCGGCGCGCGCATGGCGTTCACCGTCACCGCCACCGGCGGCCTGTGTCTGTTGTGCGGCGTGCTGATTATCGGCCACATCGTCGGCAGCTACGATCTCGAGGTGGTGCTGGCCGCCGGCGATAAAATCCGCGCGCATGACTGGTATCTGGCCGCGCTGATTCTGGTTGCACTCGGCGCCTTGACCAAAAGCGCACAGTTTCCCTTCCACTTCTGGCTGCCGCATGCGATGGCGGCACCTACACCGGTATCGTCCTATCTGCATTCTGCGACGATGGTCAAAGCCGGCGTGTTCCTGTTGATGCGCTTCTGGCCTGTGCTGTCCGGCACGGAAGAATGGGCCTGGATCATTGCCGGCGCCGGCGTCTGCACCTTGCTGCTGGGTTCTTTTGTCGCGATCTTTCAGCACGATCTGAAAGGCTTGCTGGCGTATTCCACCATCAGCCATCTGGGCTTGATCACAGTATTGCTGGGCATCGGTTCGCCGCTCGGCATGGTGGCGGCAATTTTCCACACGGTGAATCACGCGATTTTCAAAGCGTCGCTCTTCATGGCGGCCGGCATCATCGATCATGAAACCGGTACCCGCGATATGCGCGTGTTGCGCGGTTTGCGCCATGGCTTGCCGATCACGGCCCGGCTGGCAGTGGTCGCCAGCGCCGCCATGGCGGGTGTGCCTTTGCTCAACGGTTTTCTTTCGAAAGAAATGTTCTTTGCCGAAACCGCCCTGGTCGGCGGTACGGAAAGCTGGTGGATGTCGTATGCCGCGCTCGCAATGGGTATTTTCAGCGTGACCTATTCGTTGCGCTTTATCAGTGTGTTCTTCGGCAGGCTGCCGCCAGATTTGCCGAAAGTACCGCACGAACCGCCGCGCTGGATGCGCTTCCCGGTTGAATGCCTGGTGCTGCTTTGCCTGATCGTCGGCATAGTTCCGGGCCTGAGTATCGAACCGTTTCTCGATAGTGCAGTGGTATCGGTACTTGGCGCGCGTGCGCCCGTTTACGATCTGGCGATATGGCACGGCTTCAACCTGCCGCTGGCAATGAGCTTTGCCGCACTCGCCGGTGGCGTGCTGCTGTATGTCATCCTGCGCAAATACTTTACGCTGCAGTCGCGCGATCGCGTGCCGGTTTTCTATCGATTGAGCGGCGCGCAAGCATACGAAAGCACGATGCTGCGCCTGTCGGTCGGCGCGGCATTGCTGGTGAAATGGCTGGGCACGCGACGTCTGCAACCGCAGCTGTTTCTGATGATCGCCGCGATGATCGCCGTGCCTCTGTTGCTGGTGCGACCATTGCCGACATTGGCCACCGTATCGCTGGCCGACATTGATCCACTGTTTGCAGTGATGTGGCTGATCGGTTGCACATGCGCAGTCGCAGCGGCATGGCAGGCCAAGTATCACCGCCTTGCTGCATTGATCATGGTGGGCGGTACCGGCGTGGTTGTCAGCATGACCTTTCTATGGCTATCCGCACCGGATCTTGCACTGACACAGCTGATGGTGGAAACCGTGACTACCGTGCTGATCCTGCTCGGCCTGCGCTGGCTGCCGCGCCGCATCGCGCCGAAAGAACTCGATATGGACATACCGCGTACCGTCTGGTTGCGCCGTTCGCGCGACATGGTGCTGGCGATCGCTGGCGGACTGAGTATTGCGGCCGTCAGCTATGTGGTGCTGATGCATCCGCAACCAGAAAGCATGGGCGATTTTTTCCTGCTGCGCGCGCTGTCGGAAGGCGGCGGCAGTAACGTCGTCAATGTGCTGCTGGTAGATTTCCGCGGCTTCGATACGATGGGTGAAATCACCGTGCTGAGCATCGTGGCACTGACGGTGTATGCCTTGTTGCGGCGCTTCCGCCCGGCACCGGAAAGCATAGTCATTCCGGAGCAGCAACTCAATAACAGGGACTTCGCCGCACAACAGTCGCCAGCGGAACAGATCGATAGCGGCTACCTGATGATTCCCGGCGTCTACCTGCGTTTTCTGCTGCCCTTCATGGGCATGGTCGTGGCGTACTTTTTCATGCGCGGGCATAACCTGCCGGGCGGCGGCTTCGTCGCCGGCCTGATCTTCGCGGTCGCCATCATCGTCCAGTACATGCTGGCAGGCACCACCTGGGTCGAATCGCACCTGCATCTGCGTCCGCTGCGCTGGCTCTCGTTCGGCCTGATCATTGCATGTTCAACCGGCCTCGGCGCGATCGTGCTCGGCTATCCGTTCCTGACCAGTCACACGGCGCACCTGACGCTGCCGCTACTCGGAGAAATTCATGTGCCGAGCGCCTTCTTTTTCGACCTTGGCGTGTTCGTCGTCGTGGTCGGCGCCACCATGCTGATTCTGGTCGCACTGGCGCATCAAACCATCCGCAGTCGTCGTCCGCAAGCCGGTACGTCAGTTGAGCCTGCCAGCAACAAACGAGGAATCATCTGA